One Brassica napus cultivar Da-Ae chromosome C4, Da-Ae, whole genome shotgun sequence genomic region harbors:
- the LOC111197789 gene encoding piezo-type mechanosensitive ion channel homolog isoform X1 — protein sequence MASFLVGFLLPWLLLAAALINWSLISFVDLIAFLLLAPDFGYRFQRSHWLLWPIFFFSCLIIVAQVVYLVISDALGPDWDTSDTGWMNVTGFMTLKSWRNPTVMYFLALQLLTSLVSLADIYSSRFGLVRWRDTCWSHFSQVFEHLGSHLRVATCLLLPAVQLAVGICNPSWISLPFFIGSCAGLVDWSLTSNVSGLFRWWRVLYIYSGFNIILLYLYQLPINFSDMIRWIASFIGLFRISAETEGPDICSGLFLLLFFIMLSYVRSNLEDMDFIMSTSENNLAERLLPPKYSFFIRESRAGVRHTNVLLRGAVFKTFSINFFTYGFPVSLFALSFWSFHFASLCAFGLLAYVGYIIYAFPSLFRLHRLNGLLLVFILLWAVSTYIFNVAFSFLNTKVGKDMKIWEMVGLWHYTIPGFFLLAQFGLGMLVALGNLVNNSVFLYLSEESSRSSNDSSYSEADEETKVLVVATIAWGLRKCSRAIMLALIFLIAMKPGFVHAVYVIFFLIYLLSHNINRKIRKSLILLCEVHFALLYILEIDLVSNSLKRQGSVSREILFQLGLLRSESSWDFLEIALLACFCAIHNHGFEVLFSFSAIVRHTPSPPIGFSILKAGLNKSVLLSVYSSPSSSYCQDNTTYERHIASFLSAVGQKFLSMYRSCGTYIAFITILISVYLVKPNYVSFGYIFLLLLWITGRQLFEETKRRLWFPLKAYAFLVFMFIYCLSSFVSLQLWLSGYIDLYFYLGYNSKAPLLDNVWESLAVLVVMQLYSYERRQNGHYIPGESSLLQPGVFGFVERFLVWHGQKILFAALFYASLSPISVFGFVYLLGLVICTTFPKSSSVPSKSFLIYTGFLVSAEYLFQLWGMQAQMFPGQKYAELSFYLGLRVYEPGFWGIESGLRGKVLVVAACTLQYNVFRWLERTPGLTVIKGKYDEPCPLFVSAEDTTASVSSSNGENPSSTDHSSLSMKQGEATSNSWPFFSPRDNQAADFLHPKTAGSESGSNRKFSFGHLTHFWGSIKESHRWNRRRILALKKERFETQKNLLKIYLKFWIENMFNLYGLEINMIALLLASFALLNAISLVYIALLAACVLLRRRVIQKLWPVVVFLFASILSVEYVATWNNSLPSDQAPSETSVHCHDCWSIAVLNFKFCRDCWLGVRVDDPRTLISYFVVFMFACFKLRSDHISSFSQSSTYHQMKSQRKNSFVWRDLSFETKSMWTVLDYLRLYCYVHLLDVVLILILITGTLEYDILHLGYLAFALVFARMRLEILKKKNKIFRFLRVYNFVLIILSLAYQSPFVGNFNDGKCETVDYIYEVIGFYKYDYGFRITARSALVEIIIFMLVSLQSYMFSSQEFDYVSRYLEAEQIGAIVREQEKKAARKTEQLQQIREAVEKKRQRNLQVEKMKSEMLNLRVQLHRMSSDSNFGLTSPRTEGLRRRRNPYLIPDSGAASPEIDGVVHRKEEQPVVEDPRYPFEVHELPISTTPEAPDSPECSFGASPCEITEVQQDLDVMAMEHERKEKSEGKDNPLISAVQLIGDGVSQVQFIGNQAVNNLVNFLNISPENSDTNEQSSVDDEVYDEMESQRRIHKPFERSTSLQSDRSTDGASFQIGRILRHIWSRMQSNNDIVCYCCFIIAFLWNFSLLSMVYLAALFLYALCVHTGPTHIFWVLMLMYTEIYILLQYLYQIIIQHCGLSIDAPLLHELGFPTQRIKSSFVVSSLPLFLIYIFTLIQSAITVKDGDWVPSGDFTSRRNARGSQKDLTRSSWRQRILDVCKKLRDGATLVMRGICRYWISLTRGAESPPYFVQVTMDVHMWPEDGIQPERVECRMNQLLRLVHNERCEKENPDLCPYSSRVHVQSIERSSEIPNEALVVLEVEYASPTNGCCSAEWHKSLTPASDVAKEIRKAQHSGLFEGTGFPYPILSVIGGGKRETDLYAYIFGADLMAFFLVAVFYQSVIKNKSEFIDVYQLEDQFPVDFVIILMVIFFLIVVDRVIYLCSFATGKVVYYLFSLILFTYAVTEYAWSIYPTQQHAAGLALRFIFLAKAMSLALQAIQIRYGLPHKSTLYRQFLTSEVSRINYYGYRLYRALPFLYELRCVLDWSCTATSLTMYDWLKLEDVNASLYLVKCDTVLNRATHKHGERQTKMTKCCNGICLFFILLCVIWAPMLMYSSGNPTNIANPIKDASVQIDIKTIGGKLTLFQTTLCKRISGDDIDLGLDLGSQSFLPTYNKNDIQLICCQADASVLWLVPDTVVTRFVQSLDWDTEMDITFSWVLNRDRPKGKETVKYERSVDPQDLPKRSDVQMVLNGSMDGFRVQNLYPKFFRVTGSGDVRSFEDQTDEVSADILMNHADSKWWWSFHNLKASENISACEGMDGPVAIIMSEETPPQGFLGDTLSKFSIWGLYITFVLAVGRFIRLQCSDLRMRIPYENLPSCDRLIAICEDLYAARAEGELGVEEVLYWTLVKIYRSPHMLLEYTKLDYDA from the exons ATGGCGAGTTTTCTGGTCGGCTTCTTGTTGCCTTGGCTACTTCTCGCAG CTGCACTTATTAACTGGAGTCTCATTTCCTTTGTTGATTTGATTGCTTTTCTCCTCCTTGCTCCTGATTTTG GATACCGTTTCCAGAGGAGTCACTGGCTGTTATGGcccattttcttcttttcatgtCTAATCATTGTTGCACAAGTGGTTTACCTTGTCATTTCGGATGCTCTTGGCCCCGACTGGGACACATCAGATACTGGCTGGATGAATGTCACTGGCTTTATGAC TTTAAAGTCTTGGAGAAACCCCACTGTTATGTATTTCTTGGCTTTACAACTACTAACATCCCTAGTTTCATTAGCTGACATTTACAGTAGTAGATTCGGCTTGGTTCGATGGCGGGACACATGTTGGTCTCACTTTTCTCAAGTTTTTGAACATCTAG GAAGTCATCTTAGGGTTGCCACCTGCTTGTTGCTACCAGCAGTTCAATTGGCAGTGGGAATTTGCAATCCTTCATGGATTTCTTTGCCATTTTTTATTGGTAGCTGTGCTGGTCTTGTGGACTGGTCCTTGACTAGCAACGTTTCAGGACTTTTCAG GTGGTGGAGAGTTCTTTACATCTACTCAGGATTCAACATCATCCTGCTTTACCTCTATCAGTTACCAATAAACTTTTCCGATATGATTCGATGGATAGCAAGCTTTATCGGTCTATTCAGAATCTCTGCGGAAACTGAAGGCCCTGATATTTGTTCTGGTCTTTTCCTTTTGCTGTTCTTCATCATG CTTTCCTATGTAAGGTCAAACCTCGAGGATATGGACTTTATTATGTCCACGAGTGAAAATAACTTGGCAGAGCGTCTTCTTCCTCCAAAATATTCGTTTTTTATTCGGGAATCAAG GGCTGGTGTAAGGCACACCAATGTTTTACTGAGGGGAGCTGTGTTTAAGACTTTCAGTATCAATTTCTTCACATATGGTTTTCCG GTCTCTCTGTTTGCTCTTTCGTTCTGGAGTTTTCATTTTGCGAGCTTGTGTGCGTTTGGCCTCCTTGCATATGTTGGTTACATTATCTATGCCTTCCCGTCCTTGTTCCGCTTGCACAGATTAAATGGCCTTCTTCTTGTATTTATACTCTTGTGGGCTGTCAGTACGTACATATTCAATGTGGCATTTTCCTTTCTGAACACTAAGGTTGGAAAG GACATGAAAATTTGGGAGATGGTGGGCCTTTGGCATTACACTATACCTGGATTCTTTTTACTTGCACAATTTGGTTTGGGGATGTTGGTTGCATTGGGTAATCTTGTGAACAACTCTGTTTTTCTCTACCTGTCTGAAGAGAGCTCCAGATCCTCCAATGATAGTTCTTATTCTGAAG CAGATGAGGAAACAAAGGTGTTGGTTGTCGCCACCATTGCTTGGGGATTGCGGAAATGTTCACGGGCTATTATGCTAGCACTGATTTTCCTCATCGCCATGAAACCTGGGTTTGTCCATGCAGTGTATG TGATATTCTTCCTTATTTATCTGTTGAGCCACAACATCAACAGAAAGATACGCAAGTCACTGATTCTTCTATGCGAAGTTCATTTTGCGCTTCTCTACATTCTTGAGATCGATCTTGTGTCGAACTCCTTAAAGCGGCAAGGCTCTGTGAGCAGAGAAATTCTGTTTCAGTTAG GTCTCCTTAGGTCTGAAAGCTCTTGGGACTTCTTGGAGATAGCCTTGCTTGCTTGCTTCTGTGCTATCCATAATCATGGTTTTGAGGTGCTATTTTCCTTCTCAGCAATTGTACGACATACACCAAGCCCTCCAATTGGATTTAGCATATTGAAAGCTGGTCTCAACAAATCAGTTCTCTTGTCCGTCTACTCATCTCCATCTTCAAGTTATTGCCAGGATAATACTACTTATG AGAGACATATTGCTTCATTTCTGAGTGCGGTTGGGCAAAAGTTTCTGTCTATGTACCGATCATGTGGAACATACATTGCTTTCATCACTATTCTCATAAGTGTATACCTGGTGAAACCCAATTATGTATCGTTTGGATACATTTTCCTTCTCTTGCTCTGGATTACTGGAAGACAACTGTTTGAGGAAACTAAGAGACGCTTGTGGTTCCCTTTGAAAGCATATGCTTTTTTGGTGTTTATGTTTATCTACTGCTTAAGTAGCTTTGTCAGCTTGCAGCTTTGGTTATCTGGATATATTGATCTCTACTTTTATTTGGGTTACAACTCCAAAGCACCATTGCTGGATAATGTATGGGAATCTCTCGCTGTCTTGGTCGTGATGCAACTTTACAGCTACGAAAGGAGGCAAAATGGACATTACATTCCTGGCGAATCTAGTTTGCTTCAACCTGgagtttttggttttgttgagaGATTTTTGGTATGGCATGGTCAGAAGATCTTGTTTGCGGCATtattttacgcatcattgtcTCCAATAAGTGTGTTTGGATTTGTATATCTCCTTGGCCTAGTCATCTGCACAACCTTCCCAAAGTCTTCTTCAGTACCATCCAAATCATTTTTGATCTATACTGGATTTCTCGTGTCTGCGGAGTATCTTTTCCAACTGTGGGGCATGCAAGCTCAGATGTTCCCTGGGCAAAAATATGCTGAGTTGTCTTTCTACTTGGGCCTTCGAGTATATGAACCTGGATTTTGGGGTATAGAATCAGGTCTACGAGGCAAAGTGCTGGTTGTTGCTGCCTGCACTCTGCAATACAATGTATTTCGTTGGCTAGAAAGGACACCTGGTTTAACTGTTATTAAAGGAAAATACGACGAGCCTTGCCCCCTGTTTGTCTCTGCAGAAGACACCACTGCAAGTGTTTCCAGTTCTAATGGTGAAAACCCATCGTCAACAGATCATTCTTCTTTATCAATGAAACAAGGCGAGGCTACTAGTAACTCATGGCCTTTCTTCTCTCCCCGTGATAATCAGGCAGCTGATTTTTTGCATCCCAAGACCGCAGGCTCTGAAAGTGGCAGTAATAGGAAATTTTCATTTGGTCACTTGACTCACTTCTGGGGAAGCATCAAAGAGAGTCACAGGTGGAACAGGAGGAGGATTCTGGCATTGAAGAAGGAGAGGTTTGAAACGCAGAAAAATCTGTTGAAAATTTACTTGAAATTTTGGATTGAGAATATGTTTAACCTCTATGGCCTTGAGATAAACATGATTGCGCTGCTTCTTGCAAGTTTTGCTTTGTTGAATGCCATCTCCTTGGTATATATTGCGCTGCTTGCTGCATGTGTCCTCTTGAGAAGACGCGTAATTCAGAAACTATGGCCTGTCGTTGTTTTTCTGTTTGCATCAATACTCTCAGTTGAGTACGTTGCCACTTGGAATAACTCATTGCCTTCCGATCAGGCTCCAAGTGAAACTAGTGTGCATTGCCATGACTGCTGGAGCATTGCAGTTCTCAACTTTAAATTTTGCCGGGACTGTTGGCTTG GAGTGAGAGTTGACGATCCCCGGACGCTTATTAGCTATTTCGTGGTGTTCATGTTTGCCTGTTTCAAACTTCGGTCTGATCACATATCCAGTTTCTCTCAGTCATCAACATATCATCAGATGAAGTCTCAAAGAAAGAACTCATTTGTCTGGAGAGATCTCTCCTTCGAAACAAAGAGCATGTGGACCGTGCTTGATTACCTGAGGCTTTATTGTTACGTTCATCTGCTGGATGTTGTGCTTATTCTGATCCTAATCACAGGAACTCTCGAGTATGACATTCTACACCTGGGTTACCTTGCATTCGCTCTTGTTTTTGCTCGGATGCGACTTGAAatactgaagaagaagaacaaaatatTCAGGTTCTTGCGAGTCTACAATTTTGTTCTCATTATCCTTTCTCTCGCATATCAGTCTCCATTTGTGGGAAACTTCAATGATGGAAAGTGTGAAACGGTTGATTATATTTACGAGGTGATTGGATTTTACAAGTATGACTACGGGTTTCGAATCACTGCAAGATCTGCTCTCGTtgagataataatatttatgcTAGTATCTCTTCAGTCCTACATGTTTTCCTCCCAGGAGTTTGATTATGTCTCGCGGTATCTTGAAGCGGAGCAAATTGGTGCTATTGTGCGGGAGCAAGAAAAGAAAGCAGCGCGGAAGACCGAACAACTGCAACAGATTCGTGAGGCTGTAGAAAAGAAACGGCAGCGAAATTTGCAGGTGGAAAAGATGAAGTCTGAAATGCTGAACCTGCGGGTACAGCTTCACAGAATGAGTTCTGATTCTAATTTTGGACTTACTTCTCCGCGCACTGAAGGTCTAAGAAGGAGGAGGAATCCGTACTTGATTCCAGATAGTGGTGCAGCCAGTCCTGAGATTGACGGAGTAGTCCACAGGAAAGAGGAACAGCCTGTTGTCGAGGATCCACGGTATCCTTTTGAAGTTCATGAGCTTCCTATCAGTACTACTCCAGAAGCACCAGATTCTCCAGAGTGTTCATTTGGAGCATCTCCTTGTGAAATCACTGAAGTTCAGCAGGATCTTGATGTCATGGCTATGGAACATGAAAGAAAGGAAAAGTCAGAGGGAAAAGATAATCCGTTGATTTCTGCTGTGCAACTCATCGGTGATGGTGTTTCCCAAGTACAATTTATTGGAAATCAGGCAGTAAATAACCTTGTGAACTTCTTAAACATCTCGCCGGAAAATTCAGATACAAATGAGCAGTCCTCTGTAGATGATGAGGTGTATGATGAGATGGAAAGTCAGAGaagaatacacaaacctttTGAAAGGTCAACATCTCTACAGTCAGACAGGAGTACTGATGGCGCTAGCTTTCAGATAGGAAGGATCCTTCGTCATATATGGTCTAGGATGCAGTCCAACAATGATATTGTTTGCTATTGCTGCTTCATTATTGCGTTCCTGTGGAACTTCAGTCTTCTTTCAATGGTCTATCTAGCAGCGTTGTTCTTATATGCCCTCTGCGTTCACACAGGCCCTACTCACATCTTCTGGGTCCTCATGCTAATGTACACAGAAATCTATATCCTTCTCCAGTATTTATACCAGATTATAATCCAGCACTGTGGGTTGAGCATTGATGCTCCTCTTCTTCATGAACTGGGATTTCCGACACAAAGAATCAAATCATCGTTTGTTGTCAGCTCGTTGCCTCTCTTCcttatttacatatttactCTCATACAGAGCGCCataacagtgaaagatggtgattGGGTTCCTTCCGGAGATTTTACGTCGCGCCGGAATGCTCGTGGGAGCCAGAAGGATCTTACAAGAAGTAGCTGGAGGCAGAGAATCTTGGATGTGTGCAAGAAGTTGAGAGATGGGGCGACATTGGTGATGAGAGGCATCTGCCGGTACTGGATCTCGCTGACACGTGGAGCAGAATCCCCTCCTTACTTTGTTCAGGTGACAATGGATGTTCACATGTGGCCTGAAGATGGAATTCAGCCTGAAAGAGTTGAATGCCGAATGAATCAGTTGCTTAGGCTTGTTCACAATGAAAGATGCGAGAAGGAAAACCCTGATCTTTGTCCTTACTCGAGCAGGGTCCACGTACAAAGTATAGAGAGAAGTTCTGAGATCCCAAACGAGGCCCTGGTTGTCCTCGAGGTTGAGTATGCTTCTCCCACGAATGGGTGTTGTTCAGCAGAATGGCACAAATCACTCACCCCAGCCTCAGATGTGGCGAAAGAAATTCGCAAAGCTCAACATAGTGGACTTTTTGAAGGAACTGGGTTTCCGTACCCCATCCTCTCTGTGATTGGCGGAGGAAAGAGAGAAACAGACCTCTATGCTTACATATTTGGTGCTGATTTGATGGCCTTCTTTCTGGTTGCCGTTTTCTACCAATCagtcattaaaaataaaagcgaGTTTATTGATGTATATCAGCTAGAGGACCAGTTCCCAGTTGACTTTGTCATTATTCTAATG GTTATCTTCTTCCTGATTGTTGTTGATCGTGTCATCTATCTTTGCTCATTTGCGACTGGGAAAGTGGTATACTACCTCTTCAGTCTTATTCTCTTCACATATGCGGTGACAGAGTATGCTTGGAGCATATATCCGACGCAGCAACACGCTGCTGGCTTGGCTCTCAGATTCATATTTCTTGCCAAAGCAATGTCACTAGCTCTCCAGGCCATACAAATCCGCTATGGACTACCTCATAAGAGCACCCTATACCGGCAGTTTCTGACAAGTGAAGTTTCAAGGATCAATTACTATGGCTACAGACTTTACCGTGCTCTTCCTTTCCTGTATGAACTGAGATGTGTACTTGACTGGTCCTGCACAGCCACATCACTGACAATGTATGACTGGCTCAAG TTGGAAGATGTGAATGCGAGTTTGTACCTTGTCAAATGCGATACAGTTTTAAATCGAGCTACACACAAACATGGGGAGAGGCAAACAAAAATGACTAAATGCTGCAACGGGATAtgtctcttcttcatcttgttATGCGTTATATGGGCTCCTATGCTG ATGTATAGCAGTGGTAACCCAACAAACATTGCCAACCCGATAAAAGATGCGAGCGTTcaaattgatataaaaacaattggTGGAAAGCTTACTTTGTTCCAGACAACTCTGTGCAAAAGAATCTCAGGGGATGACATTGATCTTGGGCTAGATCTAGGGTCCCAAAGCTTCTTGCCAACGTacaacaaaaatgacattcagcTGATATGCTGCCAAGCTGATGCAAGCGTTCTATGGCTTGTCCCTGACACAGTTGTGACCAGATTCGTTCAATCCCTGGACTGGGACACGGAAATGGACATCACCTTTTCTTGGGTTCTAAACAGAGACCGACCCAAAGGCAAGGAGACTGTCAAGTATGAAAGAAGTGTGGACCCTCAGGACCTTCCGAAACGCTCTGATGTGCAAATGGTCCTCAATGGCTCAATGGATGGATTTAGAGTGCAGAACTTATACCCAAAGTTTTTCCGTGTTACTGGCTCTGGTGATGTCAGGTCTTTTGAGGATCAG ACGGATGAAGTGAGTGCAGACATACTCATGAACCATGCAGATTCCAAGTGGTGGTGGTCATTCCATAATCTTAAAGCGTCCGAAAATATCAGCGCTTGCGAGGGTATGGATGGACCAGTTGCTATCATAATGTCCGAGGAAACACCTCCAC AGGGGTTTCTTGGTGACACGCTCAGCAAATTCAGTATATGGGGGCTCTATATAACATTTGTACTGGCAGTGGGGCGTTTTATCAGGCTCCAGTGCTCTGACCTGCGTATGAGAATACCTTACGAGAACCTGCCTTCGTGTGACAG ATTAATAGCAATATGTGAGGACTTATACGCGGCGAGAGCGGAGGGTGAGCTTGGAGTAGAAGAAGTTCTATACTGGACCCTTGTGAAGATCTATAGATCCCCACACATGCTGCTTGAGTATACAAAGCTAGACTATGATGCTTAG